In Spinacia oleracea cultivar Varoflay chromosome 5, BTI_SOV_V1, whole genome shotgun sequence, a single window of DNA contains:
- the LOC130461468 gene encoding uncharacterized protein yields the protein MENRDKVLDEIKPTFDKKPVICKPWHKDIVDFKDEVKVVPIWIHLKNLELKFWGVRSLSKIVGSIGKFLQADQATVHRDKLQFARVQIEVAVIQNLPDKVQFQDEHGKLKCINIGYEWKPIVCENCKLLGHLAEDCRKKKGKKKWVDKVVSEDVVAKPTDEFVQATRTVQHRKETTTPVMVTNSFHVLDVLGVAEETGEKSGVSGSGRNQESIDGGGIPPDIDG from the coding sequence ATGGAGAATCGTGACAAGGTTCTTGATGAAATCAAACCCACATTTGATAAGAAACCTGTGATTTGCAAGCCATGGCACAAGGATATTGTAGACTTCAAGGATGAGGTTAAGGTGGTTCCTATATGGATCCATTTAAAGAATCTGGAATTAAAATTCTGGGGGGTACGAAGTCTAAGTAAGATTGTTGGGTCTATTGGGAAATTCTTACAAGCTGATCAAGCAACAGTCCATAGGGATAAGTTGCAGTTTGCTAGGGTTCAAATAGAGGTTGCAGTGATTCAGAATCTTCCTGATAAGGTGCAATTTCAAGATGAGCATGGTAAACTGAAATGTATCAATATAGGATATGAATGGAAACCCATTGTGTGTGAAAACTGTAAACTTCTGGGGCATCTTGCTGAAGACTGTAGGAAGAAGAAAGGCAAAAAGAAGTGGGTGGATAAGGTGGTGAGCGAAGATGTAGTGGCTAAACCAACTGATGAGTTTGTACAGGCAACTAGAACTGTGCAACATAGAAAGGAGACTACAACACCTGTGATGGTAACTAATTCTTtccatgtattggatgttctggGTGTTGCAGAGGAAACAGGGGAGAAATCTGGTGTTTCAGGTAGTGGGAGAAACCAAGAATCAATTGATGGAGGTGGAATACCTCCTGATATTGATGGATAG